The following DNA comes from Hordeum vulgare subsp. vulgare chromosome 3H, MorexV3_pseudomolecules_assembly, whole genome shotgun sequence.
acaacatgcaagggatgaacaagtctcccggcgagttgtttgcgatgctgaaagtcgcagagtctgaactccgtaaagagcatcaagtgttgatggtgaataagaccactagtttcaagagaaacggcaaaggcaagcagggtaattcgaagaagagcgacaagcctgttgccaatccgacgaagaaacccaaagctggacctaagcctgaaacggagtgttactattgcaagggtatgggtcactggaagcgcaattgccccaagtatctggcagataagaaggcggccaaagaaaaatcaggtatatttgatatacatgttattgatgtgtacttaaccggctctcgtagtagtgcctgggtattcgataccggttctgttgctcatatttgcaactcaaaacaggaactgcggaatagacgaaggttggcgaaagatgaagtgacgatgcgcgtaggaaatggttccaaggttgatgcaatcgccgtcggcacagtgtcacttcaattaccatcaggattagtgatgaacttaaatcattgttatttagtgcctgcgttgagcatgaacattatatctggatcttgtttattgcgagacggttactcttttaagtcagagaataatggttgttctatttctatgagtaacatcttttatggtcatgcaccgaatgtgagaggattgttcatattgaatcttgatagcgatacgcatatacataacattgagaccaaaagagttagagttaacaatgatagcgccatatttttgtggcactgtcgcttaggtcatattggtgtaaagcgcatgaagaaactccatgctgatggacttttggagtcatttgactttgattcacttgtcacgtgcgaaccatgcctcatgggcaacatgactaagactccgttctccgaaacaatggagcgtgcaagtgacttgttggaaatcatacataccgatgtgtgtggtccgatgagtgtggaggcacgcggcggatatcgttattttctcaccttcactgatgatttgagtagatatggttatgtctacttgatgaagcacaagtctgaaacatttgaaaggttcaagcaatttcagagtgaagtggaaaatcatcgtaacaagaagatcaagttcctacggtctgatcgtgggggtgaatatctgagtttcgagtttggtgctcacttaaaacaatgtggaattgtttcacagttaacaccgcctggaacaccacagcgtaatggtgtgtccgaacgtcgtaatcgtactttattagagatggtgcgatctatgatgtctcttaccgatttgccgtcatcattttggggttatgcattagaaacagctgcattcactttaaatagggcaccatcaaaatccgttgagacgacaccatacgaactgtggtatggcaaaaggccaaagttgtcgtttcttaaagtttggggatgtgatgcttatgtcaaaaagcttcagcctgaaaagctggaacccaaagcagaaaagtgcgtcttcataagttacccaaaagagacagttgggtacaccttctatctcaaatccgagggcaaagtgtttgttgctaaaaacggagcttttctcgagaaggagtttctctcgagagaattgagtgggaggaagatagaacttgacgaggttattgaacctctcatccctctggatggtggcgcaaggcaaggggaaacctctgtcattgcgacgccggttgaggaggaagttaatgatgatgatcatgaaactccagttcaagtttctgtcgaaccacgcaggtcaacgagaccaagtgctgctccagagtggtacggtaatcccgtcttatcaatcatgttgttagacaacaatgaacctgcaaattatgaggaagcaatggtgggcccagattccaacaaatggctagaggccatgaagtccgagataggatccatgtatgagaacaaagtgtggactttggaggtactacctgagggccgcaaggctattcacaacaaatggatctttaagaggaagacggacgctgacggcaatgtgaccgtttataaagctcgacttgtggcaaagggtttttcacaagttcaaggagttgactacgatgagacattctcacccgtagcgatgcttaagtccgtcagaatcatgttagcaatagctgcatttttcgattatgaaatctggcagatggatgtcaaaacggcgttccttaatggtttccttgaggaagagttgtatatgatacaacccgaaggttttgtcgatcctaagaatgctaacaaggtgtgcaagctccagcgatccatttatggactggtgcaagcatctcggagttggaacaaacgctttgatgaggtgatcaaagcatttgggtttatacaagtggttggagaatcttgtatttacaagaaagtgagtgggagctctgtggcgtttctaatattatatgtggatgacatattgttgattggaaacaacgtggagtttttagagagcataaaggattacttgaataagagtttctctatgaaggacctaggagaagctgcttacattctaggcattaagatctatagggatagatcaaaacgcctgataggactttcacaaagcacataccttgataaagttttgaagaggttcaaaatggaacagtccaagaaagggttcttgccagttttacaaggtacgagattgagtaagactcaatgcccagcaactggtgaagatagagagcatatgcgctccgtcccctatgcttcagccataggttctatcatgtatgcaatgttgtgcactagaccggatgttagcctggccataagtatggcaggtaggttccagagtaatccaggagtggatcactggacagcggtcaagaatatcctgaagtacctgaaaaggactaaggagatgtttctcgtgtatggaggtgacgaagagctcgccgtaaaaggttacgtcgatgcaagctttgacatagatccggacgactctaagtcgcaaaccggatacgtatttattcttaatggtggtgcggtaagctggtgcagttccaagcaaagcgtcgtagcagattctacatgtgaagcggagtacatggctgcctcggaggcggctaaggagggtgtctggatgaagcagttcatgacggatcttggagtggtgccaagcgcactgaatccaataaccttgttctgtgacaacacgggtgccattgccttagcaaaggaaccacggtttcacaagaagaccagacacatcaaacgacgcttcaacctcatccgcgactacgtcgagggagaggacgtaaatatatgcaaagtgcacacggatctgaatgttgcagacccgctgactaaacctcttccacggccaaagcatgatcaacaccagaactgtatgggtgttagatttattacaatgtaattcacatgatgatgtgagggctagattattgactctagtgcaagtgggagactgttggaattatgccctagaggcaataataaatatcgttattattataattcctgtatcaagataatcgtttattatccatgctataattgtattgaatgaagactcatttacatgtgtggatacatagacaaaacaccgtccctagcaagcctctagttggctagccagttgatcaaagatagtcagtgtcttctgattatgaacaaggtgttgttgcttgataactggatcacgtcattaggagaatcacgtgatggactagacccaaactaatagacgtagcatgttgatcgtgtcattttgttgctactgttttctgcgtgtcaagtatttattcctatgaccatgagatcatataactcactgacaccggaggaatgctttgtgtgtatcaaacatcgcaacgtaactgggtgactataaagatgctctacaggtgtttccgaaggtgttagttgagttagtatggatcaagactgggatttgtcactccgtgtgacggagaggtatctcggggcccactcggtaatacaacatcacacacaagccttgcaagcaatgtgacttagtgtaagttgcgggatcttgtattacggaatgagtaaagagactttccgataaacgagattgaaataggtatacggatactgacgatcgaatctcgggcaagtaacataccgaaggacaaagggaatgacatacgggattatatgaatccttggcactgaggttcaaacgataagatcttcctagaatatgtaggatccaatatgggcatccaggtcccgctattggatattgaccgaggagtctctcgggtcatgtctacatagttctcgaacccgcagggtctgcaaacttaaggttcgacgttgttttatgcgtatttgagttatatggttggttaccgaatgttgttcggagtcccggatgagatcacggacgtcacgagggtttccggaatggtccggaaacgaagattgatatataggatgacctcatttgattaccggaaggttttcggagttaccgggaatgtaccgggaatgacgaatgggttccggaagttcaccgggggggcaaccaccccggggaagcccataggccatgagggtggcgcaccagcccttagtgggctggtgggacagcccaaaagggccatatgcgccatacaaaagaaaatcaaagagaaataaaaaaaaaggaggtgggaaggaagggaaggactcccacccaccaaaccaagtccaactcggtttgggggggagccttccccccttggactcggccgacccccttggggctccttgagccccaaggcaaggtcccctccctcccacctatatatacggaggtattggggctgatttgagacgacttttccacggcagcccgaccacatacctccaccgtttttcctctagatcgcgtttctgcggagctcgggcggagccctgctgagacaagttcatcaccaacctccggagcgccgttacgctgccggagaactcttctacctctccgtctctcttgctggatcaagaaggccgagatcatcgtcgagctgtacgtgtgctgaacgcggaggtgtcgtccgttcggtactagatcgtgggactgatcgcgggattgttcgcggggcggatcgagggacgtgaggacgttccactacatcaaccgcgttctctaacgcttctgctgtacggtctacaagggtacgtagatcactcatcccctctcgtagatggacatcaccatgataggtcttcgtgcgcgtaggaaaatttttgtttcccatgcgacgttccccaacacaaggagtcagaagatgcgcaGGCATTAtctgaaaagaacaagataaatgccgacaagaagagatatcaccacaagctggggccagggggctatgagactgccatcccaaagtgggataagaaagagcaagatctgctagacaaaggcatcgtacctgaaccactccgtgatgagtgggaattgagagcaagaaattggttccttgcgcatggtgggtcgtacgacgaaaaaacaggggacctcatctgcaatgacggtcttaggatacccagggagaattggaaaaggatagtgaaagaaattaaggagggaaaaagaaagttcactgcagatagagataaagatttgctcacactggtcctcggcaatgatgaacatggaggacgaacgcgaggcttctgtccttcttacccgtggtggcttgggtttgccagagaccaagacacttacagaagctgagagagagcaaagaagcggcagcaggatgaggagaatgacaagttcaaccagttgcttgccaggattaacgagcaacagaagcagattgatgagcttagaggagaagcgcgccaggaagatcctgcatttgatattaccggcgccccatctaagcggaaaagcagcgtggctgaatctgaggccccgcccgacgatgcacgaagaatgatagagggcggtcccggctaccccgtggatggaatcaaggagtcaacatcatgtgaactccatcagaaattcaagaacatatccatgaaggtggccgtcggacaagctttaccttctggccctgatgcatgctggcatggccgtgagattccagctggctttgctaaagtcggggtggatgaaatcatgacggggtttcatgatatggagctcgacatagctggacccgaagatgagaggacactccgagaagtactgggtggagtcatcctatgggacaagaactacatcaagcttccaggctcggccccaaggacaacaccgcctccgagtcgtcacagatcacctacacctccattacctccaagccctccacatgacgtcggccagcacaacacgagtccatctcgatcaccgccgtcggacttgggtcgtccgtctccgccgcggcccgcacatgatactaagcggaagcgtgccaccaagaatgctccgccgacgattcctaagcgacggagccccccaaagcgcaaactgtcgcccctcccaaaggtacgtcatgctaatcttcctatcagaacttatgatcgtacccccgaggaaaacgccaggatagcaaaggaacatcatgatgcgcagatgaaaaagaaggaacccgagccccgtccggaatacaccgagaagcaaatagcatttgcaaaatacttcacgacccttccatcacagtatgacttacaccataagcctgatgactatacacgcacattgcagaaggaagtgaaaaagagcagctcacctccaagccctccacatgacgtcggccagcacaacccgagtccatctcgatcaccgccgccggacttggttcgtctgtctccgccgccgcccgctccggatactaagcggcagcgtgccaccaagaacgctccgccgacgattcctaagccacggagccccccaaagcgcaaacggtcgcccctcccaaaggtacgtcatgctaatcttcctatcagaccttatgatcgtacccccgaggaaaagccaggatagcaaaggaacatcatgatgcgcagatgaaaaagaaggaacccgagccccgcccggaatacaccgagaagcaaatggcatgggcaaaagacttcataacccttccatcacagtatgacttacaccataagcctgatgactatacacgcatattgcagaaggaagtgaaaaagagcagatcacgtgcaagtgcaagtgggagcaaatcaagttcaactacaagcaagaaaaaatcagacgttcctcagcttggacaacaggccaaacagtcgatcccacccctcaaggtgttaaccgagaatgttaccCCTcccgtgcaggggctagcttttgaaatagcaaaggagttggcggctgaatgtggtgtctcggttgaagatttgctggcttcccaagacgacaggatacccaaggttgtggtagcccctaagccacagtttgtcatgggtgagcctttggtcagcaaagatgatctccaaaCAAATATGTgtgacttgcatcaatggtacttaagtgaatcaaagaatgggagaacgatgatcgtgctgagtgtcccacgggagtactacggccgctccgaagaaatccatatcgactttgatgaactcttccagatgtacaatggcgacgccctcgacaaatcgcttatgagttgctattgtctgtaatttTTCAatacgttgtctacatataacttgtttagttatttcaattcattgtctatatataacttgtactctattatgcagaatgaagattctggattgtaaaagtaagagcatcctaaatattgggtttattgacccagataaaatacatatagcgacgctaactgattatcccaaggagacggaggaaaaccttctaaggtttctaacagatcaaaatttctgtgaccacatacggtttccatacaacttcaggtgagggtctttactctgttgtgtccattcacttataagtgtaattgataagttacttacacacacacacacacacacacacacatatatatatatatatacatatatgtatatatatatacatatatgtatatatatatatatatgtatatatatatatatacatgtgcagctttcattggattctgttggacattcaaattgataagggaagagttgatgccttcgacccattatcgagacccttggaacagttccaaagcctgcaggacatgctccaagggtaatttcaatcattcttgcgctctatcggtctctttcgatgattttctgatatatcaattgatgaaaaacttagcaactcattatccttgtcgggcagggtttggaagcggttcaagtgcgtgactcccggtaactttcctaagaagctgacctttatagcggctcaggtaagtactagtatgatatacttctattttcaatacatttatcatgctagattattattttgattatatatattctattctcgtaaagtgcgaccagcagccacggaaaACGCATCTATACGGATACTATGTttacgagaccattcgcacgtttacctctgagcacaaggatcacagatttgacgtaagcaatgaacattcacacctctatttttacccctcattctttgttatcatgattgatattcatattcatctcctcttcttatataacacACGGCCATGATGACGAAGGTCgtaccagagcaacgcgtgattgctgttgcagaggagcttgcgacctttctgaggatgaaagctatagatgacaaaggacgatttagtgtagctaggggccattaatgatgttcgtccatgtaatcgaataggcgggctctagtcccgataattcagatctccatataattgtatatatatgctcgcttgtaagataagttaaccttatatatatatgcataattatttctatttaaattatatgaaaactaattcccgaacaccaaacgaggcatcacgttaatctcccgaacacctaaaccctaaaaccctaaaacacaaaaataatttcattaaaaaaaacccaaaaataagcaaaatctgaaactctttagtcccggcccgtgtaacgaaccgggactaaaggtcctgccccactccctccgttcctaaatataagaccttgtagagattgcactatgaactacataggatgtatatagacatattttaaagtgtagattcactcattttgctccgtatgtagtctatagtgaaatctcgacaaggtcttatatttaggaacagagggagtataaagcAAACAcatgcatcatgatgcatgacATGATACTATGTAGTGTTGgggatgagctaacgcagtactacACGTTACAGACGGAGTGGaaaaatatctgatgatattttccgggtcatTGGCTTCTAACGGACAGATGATCCTAACGCCAAAATGtacatgttcatcatgctagagaCATGTGACGGATGAATAGACAGTATAATCGGATtcgttggatttttctgatcaactttcatatataaaatattttcatctgagttataatttattttatatgattttttaaaattttattaatattttaaataatcagatttattttattttaaaaaatataattattgcatcagcatgaggtCAAACTGACCAGAGGAACCTTCCTGTCGGGCTGCACACTAAAAAACTCACGAATCTTAAGTTTGTATATGTTTAACAGTTAGATATGGGGTAATTATCTGATATCTAGATGTGCAATAGCAATTCCGTAATGTAATACACCTGTATAAAGTTACACCAGTTCCAAGCAGGCCCCAAGGGTGTTTGACGACCCAAGGAGGACGCATCATTTGCAGGGCAAGAAACGCATGTCTCCTCCACAGAAAGAAACCGAATGCGGGTCTATCTATCTATCAATCAGCAGAATCCAGAATCACAAGGTTTGGATCAGATCCCAACTCCAAAAGGCACCAGGGAACCAAAGTATTTTTCTTGAACAAGGTTCGTTTGACACCAAAACCAAAGCATCAAACAAAAGACCTGAGCCAAAGCTATGCCTTGCTTTCTCCTTGAAGACTGCCAAAGTTCCCAAGCCTGTGCACATTCATCAGATTATAAGAGCAAACGAGAACCTCAATGGCATGCAATCTGCATACCGAAGTCCTCACACCAACACCAGAATGGCAATGGGAGGAGGATCACATCTGCAGGGGCACCGGGCGCCGAGGCTGTTCGGCCGGGAAAGGCCCGTCCATGCCGCCCTGGGTGGACGCGAAGGTAACCATCAAACCACGTTCTTCCAGAGCTACGAAGCCTTCTGACTTCTGAATGAACCGATGCGTGCATTGCGTTGCAGCGGCGGACATCATCCTGTGGAGGAGGCCGAGGGCGTCGGCATCGATCCTcggcgcggcgacggcggcgtgggcGCTGTTCGAGGTGGCGGAGTACCACTTCCTGACGCTGGCGTGCTACGCCGCCATGATCGCCATGCTCACCTTCTTCATCTGGACCAACGCATCCGCTTTCATGAACCTGTACTGCTGCACCAAACCAAACCCCGTTTCTTCACAGCCTTGCTAAAGTTTTGTTTCAGAATCTGAGTTCCAGTGCAATACTCTACCCCGGCCACCTTTCGAGCCCCGCGTATAAGTTATAAACGTCAAATTAAGCCATTGTGAGCTTCATGCAGGCCGGTCCCAAGGATCCCGGAGACGATCCTGTCGGAGAGGACGGCGAAGCAGGTGATCCTCGGCCTGCACCGGCGGCTCACCTGGTTCGTGCACCGGCTGTACGCCATCGCCTGCGGCGAGGACGTCAAGAAGTTCATCATGGTGACCAACCCACCCAACTCACAACAATCACCAGCATTGCAACATACATGATTCATATATATCCACACTGAAGTCTGATAAAGCCATACACATGTTAACTGCTGCAGACGGTGGTGTCCCTCTACATCGCGTCGGTCGTCGCCACCTGCTTCAGCTCCCTCACCCTGCTCTACCTCGGTAAGCAAACACCAACCAACATGTTCAGCAGCCGAAACTCAAACTGCATCATCTTGAGAACGCAACGGATGGACTGAACTGGCTTGACGATGATACTACCATCTTTGTGTTTCCGGTTGTAACAGTTGTGGTGTGCACGATGACGGTGCCGGCGCTGTACGAGCGGTACGAGCACGAGGTTGACCACCTGGTGGCCACGGGGGCGCGCGACGTCCGGACGCACTTCGCCAAGATGGACTCCGGCGTGCTCCGGAAGATCCCCAGGGGCAAAGGTGCCACCACCGCCAACAACACCGTGCACGGGTGGCATCGCTCGCACGTCAACTAATCCCAAGCCAACAACATGTTACCACCAATCAATCAAGGTTCAGAAGAAAGAGGCCTCAAGGAACCAACATGCACGCAGAGAGATGTTGGTTCGGGTTCAGAATAAGACCTGGGTGTAAAGTGTTCCATTATTGTTACTGCATACAGTTCATGATCATGCGTGCACATCCGTCCGTGATCTTGTAAATCTATCTATTAACGCATGCGTGCGTGCGCTTTACggtggtgtggtgtggtgtggtgtgatATCCTTCTTTCCATCTTCGGCTGCTGCTTCTTTCCGCTTTCCCGTGTATGTATGTATCAGTGTGTGTGATGGATCGACCGTCCGCCATGGAAAGGAAGAACACATGGGCTCCACCATTGATGATGGTGGGTCGAGGAGGACGGACGGATCGACAGCGACACGCACCTGGCAAAGCCATCGGCGTCGGATGGATGGAAAGAGATTATATTCCCTGACGCTGAGGTAATCAACAGTCGCCTGCGTCGTGTCTCAGGCCTGCCAAAGACGATCTCCCCAGGATTGGATCGGATTGGACGCCTCCTAGTGACAAAATTACCTGTTTTGACGTTTTCATGAAAGTTAAGCCGGATCTGACCCCGGCTATAAAAAAAAGATCCAGATCTGATCCTTTTGCTACCGGCAGAGCCTTTCACAATAGGGTAAAACAAACTACTGAGGCCCCTGGCGGTAGGACGCGTGTGATCCTGCCGCATGTGATCCTATCGTCAAGGAGTCCGGCAGTAGAGGCACTGAATCCGCGACTTAGACATCTTTTTTGATAACGTGTGCAACCTTACCGCCAGGGGCCTCAGCGGTAGGTTGTTATACTCTACCGTCAAAGGCTCTAACGGTAGCAAAAGGGTCAGATCCGAAACGAAAATCTCAGACGGGTCAGATGCGGGTTAACTTTTCTAAAAAAAGTTAAAACAGTGAATTTGGCCCCTCCTGCTTCCTCCCAGTCGCTGTCTGCATAACCATCTTATATCATACCACCACCTCTTCTTAATCACCCTTCTCCGTCATGCCCTGGACAGAAAGATATCTTAAAAGTAACGGAGATGACAACACTGATGACCGATCCACCGTGCATGCAGACATGGGGACTCGTATGGCGCCACTAGTAGCAGTGTGGCGGTACGTTTACACTGTGGCAACTGACGACGGGTGGCCAAATTTCTGGTTACGATCCTTTTGCCATAGTTTAGCCTTGAATGTGAAAAAAATTCGAATCCGATCTTCTCTCTACCGTTATCCGTTATGACGGTAGGCATACATACCCTATTGTCATTTTCTGTAACGGTAAGGTTCAGATCAATACAGAAGGCGTCGTCTAACTCCACTGACGTGAATAAATGGCTACCGTCACAGAAAGTGACACTAGGATGAGGTTTTTTTATCGCCACAACGGGTGTTGATACGATGTTCAGACAGTTAATTCACCTATGACGGAATTAACTGTTTACGCCTTACTGTCACCCGTTGTGGCAGTAGGCATACACACCCTACCTTCACTAACTATGACAATACTTATCTAACGCATGCACTTAGCCACGTCAAAGGGGTCAGCCTCTACAACGGATGACGGTAGAAAAAAAAAATCCAGATCCGAAAAAAAGGCTAAACTATGCTAAAAGGGTTGAAACAGTGAAACCGTCCACCATAGGTCTTGGGGTCGAGTGGAGAGCTGTTGGTCAGCTTGGCCTCCCTTTTGCCGTGGCATGTCTAGTCAATCCTTTTGCTCCCACGACCCAATAATTGTACGTTTCGTGGAACGTTTCCTGGCCGATGAAAACGAAAGCGGGGTTAATTAGGTGCAAGCTCTCCCTCGGGCCACTGTCATCGCCGCGGTAGATAAGCTTTTTTTTTTTTGGAGTTTTGCGCATAAGGAATAATAAGCCTGTCTGCATCACGGTGTTGGCCTATCGGGCCGCTAACCAACCCCGTCCCGTCCCGTGCAGCATGTTAGGTCGCCCGAAGCCCTCAACAGTCGGTCAACGTGcgcacggcgacggcgacggcgtaaTTGGTTAACGACGAGGTCGCCGTCGAGAGCC
Coding sequences within:
- the LOC123439280 gene encoding reticulon-like protein B9; protein product: MQSAYRSPHTNTRMAMGGGSHLQGHRAPRLFGRERPVHAALGGREAADIILWRRPRASASILGAATAAWALFEVAEYHFLTLACYAAMIAMLTFFIWTNASAFMNLPVPRIPETILSERTAKQVILGLHRRLTWFVHRLYAIACGEDVKKFIMTVVSLYIASVVATCFSSLTLLYLVVVCTMTVPALYERYEHEVDHLVATGARDVRTHFAKMDSGVLRKIPRGKGATTANNTVHGWHRSHVN